The DNA window CTTTGACAAGCACTTCAAAGACCTCCACGTCGTCGTCGCCAACGCCGCCGTACAAACCTGGAGCCCGCTGCTCGATCTGCAGATTGAGGATTGGGATCGCGTCCTGAACACAAACCTGCGCGGCACCTTCATTTGCACGCAGGAAGGCGCTCGCCGCATGGTCGATAAAGGCCACGGCGGCAGCATTGTGACCATCGGGTCGGGCTGCAACAAGCTCGCGTTCCCCCGTCTGGTCGACTACACCGCCTCCAAAGGCGGCATCGAAATGTTCACCAAGGTTGCCGCCGTCGAGCTGGGCAAATACCAGATCCGCGTCAACTGCGTCGCCCCGGGCGCCACCGAGGTCGAGCGCACCAAGCACGAGACAGGCGACTACGCCGGCACCTGGGCACCCATCACCCCGCTCGGCCGCATTGGCATGCCTCTCGACATCGCCCGCGCCGTCTTGTTCTTCGCAGGCGACCAAAGCGAATTCGTCACCGGCCAGACCCTCACGGTCGATGGCGGCGTCACCGCCAAGCCCCAGTGGCCCTACGAGTTTTAGTGATCACCTTTGAAGGCGAACCGCAGCGCCTCGACATCTACCTGCAGACCCTCTTCCCGAAGTACAGCCGCAGCCGCTTGCAAGAGTGGATCAAGAAGGGCCGCGTCAAAATCAATGGCGAAGCGAGCAAGGCCTCGCACATCCTCAAGGGCGGCGAAATCATCGACGTCGAGCCAATGGAGTTGCGCGCCCTCAAGGCCAAGCCCGAGGATCTCCCCCTCGACATCCTCTACGAAGACAACGACCTCGTCGCCATCAACAAAGAAGCGGGCATGACCGTCCACGCCGGCGCCGGCTCCACCGAAGGCACCCTCGTCAACGCGCTGCTGCACCGCTTTGCCCGCCTCTCCCAGCTCGGCGGCGACCTGCGCCCCGGCATCGTCCACCGCCTCGACAAGTTCACCAGCGGCGTCATCCTCGTCGCCAAGCACGACGAATCCCATCGCAAACTGCAAGACCAGTTTGCCGCACGCCAGATCGACAAGACCTATGTCGCCCTCGTCGAGAACCTGATCGAGCGCGACGAAGGCACCGTCAACCGCCCCATTGGCCGCGATCCCTGGAAGCCCGTCCGCATGACAGCCATCCGCAAACCCGACAGCGACGAAGGCCGCGAGGCCATCACCCACTGGAAGGTCATGAAGCGCTACGAGCGCCACACCCTCGTCGAGGTAAAAATCGATACCGGCCGCACCCACCAGATCCGCGTCCACCTCGGCAGCCTCGGCCACAAGGTTGCTGGCGACACCCTCTACGGCGCCAGACCCCACGAAAGCGGCCGCTTTTTCCTCCACGCCTGGCGCATTGGCTTCACCCAACCCAGCACCGGCGAACACATCGAAATCGAAGCGCCTCTACCCGACGAACTCAAGGACTGGTTGCGCAGCTTACAATAGCGACTAGTAATGAACCGACGATTGTTCCTGGGTGCGGCTGCCGCTCCTCTTGCCGGGTTCGCGCAGAACCCCGATCCCGACCGCATCATCCTTGACGTATTCCGCGTCAACTTCCTCCTCACGGTCTCAGACCGCAAGGGCCGCTTCGTCATCAACCTGAACAAGGAA is part of the Bryobacter aggregatus MPL3 genome and encodes:
- a CDS encoding SDR family NAD(P)-dependent oxidoreductase is translated as MSAETTAKAAIVTGASKGIGKCIAIELARAGFDVAVNYNTDLAGAQDTVFQIEELGRKAVAIQANVGDTESARGLFTAFDKHFKDLHVVVANAAVQTWSPLLDLQIEDWDRVLNTNLRGTFICTQEGARRMVDKGHGGSIVTIGSGCNKLAFPRLVDYTASKGGIEMFTKVAAVELGKYQIRVNCVAPGATEVERTKHETGDYAGTWAPITPLGRIGMPLDIARAVLFFAGDQSEFVTGQTLTVDGGVTAKPQWPYEF
- a CDS encoding RluA family pseudouridine synthase, producing the protein MALRVLVITFEGEPQRLDIYLQTLFPKYSRSRLQEWIKKGRVKINGEASKASHILKGGEIIDVEPMELRALKAKPEDLPLDILYEDNDLVAINKEAGMTVHAGAGSTEGTLVNALLHRFARLSQLGGDLRPGIVHRLDKFTSGVILVAKHDESHRKLQDQFAARQIDKTYVALVENLIERDEGTVNRPIGRDPWKPVRMTAIRKPDSDEGREAITHWKVMKRYERHTLVEVKIDTGRTHQIRVHLGSLGHKVAGDTLYGARPHESGRFFLHAWRIGFTQPSTGEHIEIEAPLPDELKDWLRSLQ